One genomic window of Armatimonadota bacterium includes the following:
- a CDS encoding ABC transporter ATP-binding protein: MVADVLLDVRDVHTYRGNAHVLRGVSLHVGAGEVVALVGRNGAGKTTTMESIMGLLPVRAGRITFAGRDLTRLGPHERARLGLAYAPEDAGVFPDLTVAENLSLGLWLGGAPRGDGQEAADAPDRRRQVFQLFPHLEALLDRRGLHLSGGEKKMLAIARAMALGPRLLLLDESFEGLAPVVVQRFADAVLQIRAMGVSLLVAESNVMTASRVAQRLYVIDRGEIIFEGSPQQAFEDAEVMRTIRG, from the coding sequence ATGGTCGCCGACGTCCTGCTCGACGTCCGTGACGTGCACACCTACCGCGGGAACGCCCACGTCCTGCGCGGCGTCTCGCTGCATGTGGGAGCGGGCGAGGTGGTGGCGCTGGTGGGCCGCAACGGGGCCGGCAAGACCACCACCATGGAGAGCATCATGGGCCTGCTGCCGGTGCGCGCCGGGCGCATCACCTTCGCCGGGCGCGATCTCACCCGCCTGGGGCCCCACGAGCGGGCCCGCCTGGGCCTGGCCTACGCCCCCGAGGACGCCGGGGTCTTCCCGGACCTGACCGTGGCCGAGAACCTGAGCCTGGGCCTGTGGCTGGGGGGCGCACCGCGCGGCGACGGTCAGGAGGCCGCGGACGCGCCGGACCGCCGACGCCAGGTCTTCCAGCTCTTCCCGCACCTGGAGGCGCTGCTGGACCGGCGCGGGCTCCACCTGAGCGGCGGGGAGAAGAAGATGCTGGCCATCGCCCGGGCCATGGCCCTGGGGCCGCGCCTGCTCCTCCTGGACGAGTCCTTCGAGGGGCTCGCCCCGGTGGTGGTGCAGCGCTTCGCCGACGCCGTCCTGCAGATCCGGGCCATGGGGGTCTCGCTGCTCGTCGCCGAGTCCAACGTCATGACCGCCAGCCGGGTGGCCCAGCGCTTGTACGTGATCGACCGCGGTGAGATCATCTTCGAGGGCAGCCCGCAGCAGGCGTTCGAGGACGCCGAGGTGATGCGCACGATCAGGGGGTAG
- a CDS encoding ABC transporter substrate-binding protein → MGQQEVSRREFLKALGVSVGAAAVGGLATSQLVAPERAEAQAPPRGRIPDTPLRVGHMTFLSGPAAVLGAPMLKGHLLAAEEINAKGGILGRRKIETLQADEAAGTDANVKEFKRMKLEGKIDLFTGITSSGNTPAIGPVAEDLKVLTLFADGCTDFLFDKAVPNPKYVFRITNIQSADGVMAAIAVAMTWPDVRKIAHIHPDYAYGRNAFDHFTIALSKLLPGVEVVSEAWPRLGTTDFTAHITKTISAKPDLLVSSVWGGDYIAMYKQALGYGLFKQMKFASTIAFGVAPHAIGKDHPEGVIAGVHANYYWNFPPGNKWPLNNIFVRKYFNRWKEYPNFEAEGAYTALHMYRLAVERANRLTGGWPDDEAIISQLEGLSWQAPAGYIYIRPDNHQAYKDAVTGFAYNDRNYNFMVLNPNTMITVPIRNITAPPGWPKGEPTSTYTWIDKTWPKVRA, encoded by the coding sequence ATGGGTCAGCAGGAGGTCAGTCGGCGGGAGTTCCTGAAAGCGCTCGGGGTCTCCGTCGGCGCCGCGGCGGTCGGGGGCCTGGCCACGTCGCAACTGGTCGCCCCCGAGCGTGCCGAGGCGCAGGCGCCCCCCCGGGGGCGCATCCCGGACACGCCGCTCCGGGTCGGGCACATGACCTTCCTCTCGGGCCCGGCGGCGGTGCTGGGCGCGCCCATGCTCAAGGGACACCTGCTGGCGGCTGAGGAGATCAACGCCAAAGGCGGTATCCTGGGCCGGCGCAAGATCGAGACGCTGCAGGCCGACGAGGCCGCCGGCACCGACGCCAACGTCAAGGAGTTCAAGCGGATGAAGCTCGAGGGGAAGATCGACCTCTTCACCGGGATCACCTCGAGCGGCAACACCCCGGCCATCGGTCCGGTGGCGGAGGACCTGAAGGTCCTGACGCTCTTCGCCGACGGGTGCACCGACTTCCTGTTCGACAAGGCGGTGCCGAACCCCAAGTACGTCTTCCGCATCACCAACATCCAGTCCGCCGACGGCGTCATGGCGGCCATCGCCGTGGCCATGACCTGGCCGGACGTGCGGAAGATCGCCCACATCCACCCCGACTACGCCTACGGGCGGAACGCCTTCGACCACTTCACCATCGCCCTCAGCAAGCTGCTCCCCGGCGTGGAGGTGGTCTCGGAGGCCTGGCCGCGGTTGGGGACCACCGACTTCACCGCCCACATCACCAAGACCATCTCGGCCAAGCCCGACCTGCTGGTCTCGTCAGTCTGGGGCGGCGACTACATCGCCATGTACAAGCAGGCGCTGGGCTACGGCCTGTTCAAGCAGATGAAGTTCGCCAGCACCATCGCTTTCGGCGTGGCGCCGCACGCCATCGGCAAGGACCACCCGGAGGGGGTCATCGCCGGCGTGCACGCCAACTACTACTGGAACTTCCCGCCGGGCAACAAGTGGCCGCTGAACAACATCTTCGTGCGCAAGTACTTCAACCGCTGGAAGGAGTACCCCAACTTCGAGGCGGAGGGGGCCTATACCGCGCTGCACATGTACCGCCTGGCGGTGGAGCGGGCCAACCGCCTCACCGGCGGCTGGCCGGACGACGAGGCGATCATCAGCCAGCTGGAGGGGCTCTCCTGGCAGGCCCCGGCCGGCTACATCTACATCCGGCCGGACAACCACCAGGCGTACAAGGACGCGGTCACCGGGTTTGCCTACAACGACCGCAACTACAACTTCATGGTCCTCAACCCCAACACGATGATCACCGTACCCATCCGCAACATCACCGCGCCGCCGGGGTGGCCGAAGGGCGAGCCCACCTCCACGTACACGTGGATCGACAAGACCTGGCCGAAGGTCCGCGCCTAG
- a CDS encoding type II toxin-antitoxin system VapC family toxin yields the protein MTSLDTNVILAAFDPQDASHQAALTLLDRVGAGGVVLCPVVYAELAASQAWEALKTFLQRTEAEVLWEMPQAVWERAGSAMGAYARMRRHGALPRRIAADFLIGAHAEHHGLRLATLDPVIYRTVFEGVPLLRP from the coding sequence ATGACGAGCCTTGACACCAATGTGATCCTGGCCGCCTTCGATCCTCAGGACGCCTCGCACCAGGCTGCCCTGACACTACTGGATCGGGTTGGAGCGGGGGGCGTGGTGCTTTGCCCGGTGGTCTACGCGGAGCTGGCGGCCTCCCAAGCGTGGGAGGCCCTCAAGACCTTCCTGCAGCGCACGGAGGCGGAGGTCCTCTGGGAGATGCCGCAGGCCGTGTGGGAACGGGCGGGGAGTGCGATGGGTGCGTATGCCCGGATGCGACGACACGGGGCGCTCCCGAGGCGCATCGCTGCCGATTTTCTGATTGGCGCCCACGCAGAACACCATGGGCTTCGGCTCGCCACGCTGGACCCGGTGATCTACCGAACGGTCTTCGAGGGCGTGCCGCTGCTGCGCCCCTGA
- a CDS encoding AbrB/MazE/SpoVT family DNA-binding domain-containing protein, with translation MSTATVSSKLQITIPATIRRALGIKPGDRLELTVRGDHAELRKVRPNPAEVVRALLQELDLRALHEETGGDAVKHVRRLRWGDDEP, from the coding sequence ATGTCTACCGCGACCGTTAGCAGCAAGTTGCAGATTACCATCCCTGCCACGATCCGGAGGGCGCTGGGGATCAAGCCAGGAGACCGTCTGGAGCTCACTGTCCGGGGAGATCACGCGGAACTGCGGAAGGTCCGTCCGAATCCCGCAGAGGTCGTGAGAGCGCTGCTTCAGGAACTCGACCTCCGGGCCTTGCACGAGGAAACGGGCGGAGATGCCGTGAAGCACGTCCGGCGCCTGCGCTGGGGCGATGACGAGCCTTGA
- a CDS encoding heterodisulfide reductase-related iron-sulfur binding cluster has translation MHHQIPAATLGPHGAGMVRAIETCIHCGLCLPACPTYQLLGEEMDSPRGRIFLMKDVLEGRLPSDEATLQYVDRCLGCLACQAVCPSGVHYEALVVPFRAHAERRRRRPLLARAVRALALRTLPYPGRFRAAARAGLLARPLRGLLPMPLAAMLELLPDHLPPPVPLPAVVPAEGRRRARVALLVGCVQQVLAPAITAAAVRVLTRNGVEVLVPPAQGCCGALPMHAGADGQARTLARQLLAAVPRDVDAVVTTAAGCGSAMKAYPLLFAGDGEGAGAEAFARRVRDVSEVLDGLGLIPGARFPAPVRVAYHHACHLAQAQGIRAAPCRLLAAVDNAQVVEVTGGEACCGSAGIYNLEEPAIARALGDRQAAAIRATGAAVVASGNIGCLVQLRAALARAGIPLPVRHTVELLDLAYRGAPPA, from the coding sequence GTGCACCACCAGATCCCCGCAGCCACCCTCGGCCCACACGGCGCGGGCATGGTCCGTGCCATCGAGACCTGCATCCACTGCGGCCTGTGTCTCCCGGCCTGCCCCACCTACCAGCTGCTGGGCGAGGAGATGGACTCGCCGCGCGGGCGCATCTTCCTGATGAAGGACGTGCTGGAGGGGCGCCTCCCGTCGGACGAGGCCACGCTGCAGTACGTGGACCGCTGCCTGGGATGCCTGGCCTGCCAGGCGGTCTGCCCGTCGGGCGTGCACTACGAGGCGCTGGTGGTCCCCTTCCGGGCGCACGCGGAGCGCCGCCGCCGCCGGCCGCTGCTGGCGCGCGCGGTCCGCGCGCTGGCCCTGCGCACGCTGCCCTACCCCGGCCGATTCCGCGCGGCGGCGCGCGCGGGGCTGCTGGCACGGCCGCTGCGAGGCCTGCTGCCGATGCCGCTGGCCGCCATGCTGGAGCTCCTCCCCGACCACCTGCCGCCACCGGTGCCGCTGCCGGCCGTTGTCCCGGCCGAGGGCCGACGGCGGGCGCGCGTGGCCCTGCTCGTGGGGTGCGTGCAGCAGGTGCTGGCGCCGGCGATCACGGCCGCGGCCGTACGCGTGCTGACCCGCAACGGCGTTGAGGTCCTGGTCCCGCCCGCCCAGGGGTGCTGTGGGGCGCTCCCCATGCACGCCGGGGCCGACGGCCAGGCCCGGACGCTGGCCAGACAGCTCCTGGCCGCCGTCCCCCGCGACGTCGACGCCGTCGTCACCACCGCGGCGGGGTGCGGCTCGGCCATGAAGGCCTACCCGCTGCTCTTTGCCGGCGACGGCGAGGGAGCCGGCGCGGAGGCCTTCGCCCGGCGCGTGCGCGACGTCAGCGAGGTGCTCGACGGCCTCGGCCTCATCCCGGGCGCGCGCTTTCCGGCACCGGTGCGCGTGGCTTACCACCACGCCTGCCACCTGGCGCAGGCCCAGGGGATCCGTGCAGCGCCGTGCCGGCTGCTGGCCGCGGTGGACAACGCGCAGGTGGTGGAGGTGACCGGCGGCGAGGCGTGCTGCGGCTCGGCCGGGATCTACAACCTGGAGGAGCCGGCGATCGCCCGCGCGCTGGGCGACCGCCAGGCCGCGGCCATCCGTGCCACCGGGGCGGCGGTGGTGGCCTCGGGCAACATCGGCTGCCTGGTGCAGCTGCGCGCGGCGCTGGCCCGGGCCGGCATCCCCCTGCCGGTCCGCCACACGGTGGAGCTCCTCGACCTGGCCTACCGGGGAGCGCCGCCCGCGTGA
- a CDS encoding AMP-binding protein, translated as MIRPEDFIGRPYEEARAAFRWAVPHPYNIALDVCDRWADVDPERPAILYESSEGESATWTYGQLRREANRLANALAALGVGRGDRVAVILHQRVETAVSHLACYRMGAVAVPLTRMFGPDALAYRLDHSGCTVAIADPMVLPALSEVRDRLPALRTVIVADGGRAVELPEGDGATRPRHLRWSRLLAEASERFTPVVTSPDDPALIIYTSGTTGPPKGALHGHRVLLGHLPSVQLYFDFVPQGGEVYWTPADWAWIGGAYDLLFPGLRLGGPVVAFETTRFDPERAVALMARYRVTHVFLPPTALKMAMPVVRPGAPLVRALALRAVMSGGEPVSPAILEWAAETLPGVPLHEIYGQTEANLVCGNCVRLFPVRPGSMGRPFPGHEVTVLREDGTPAAVGEPGEVAVRADGDPVVFLGYWRNPEATREKVRDGWLRTGDVARRDAEGYFTFEGRTDDLITSGAYRIGPAEVEASLLTHPAVAEAAVVGAPDAVRGQVVTAFVTLRPGYTPSPALAAEIQAHVKRRLAAYAYPRRVEFLEAMPMTTTGKIRRAELRALVAGQGRSSGTPSKTVR; from the coding sequence ATGATCCGCCCGGAGGACTTCATCGGCCGGCCCTACGAGGAAGCGCGGGCGGCCTTTCGCTGGGCGGTCCCCCATCCCTACAACATCGCCCTGGACGTCTGCGACCGCTGGGCCGACGTCGACCCCGAGCGGCCGGCCATCCTCTACGAGTCGTCCGAGGGGGAGAGCGCCACCTGGACCTACGGCCAGCTGCGCCGCGAGGCCAACCGCCTGGCCAACGCCCTGGCGGCCCTGGGGGTCGGGCGCGGAGACCGCGTGGCCGTCATCCTGCACCAGCGCGTCGAGACGGCGGTCAGCCACCTGGCCTGCTACCGGATGGGGGCGGTGGCGGTCCCGCTCACGCGCATGTTCGGGCCGGACGCGCTGGCCTACCGTCTCGACCACAGCGGCTGCACCGTGGCGATCGCCGACCCCATGGTCCTCCCGGCCCTCAGCGAGGTGCGCGACCGCCTCCCGGCGCTGCGCACGGTCATCGTGGCGGACGGCGGCCGCGCGGTCGAGCTGCCGGAGGGGGACGGTGCGACACGCCCCCGCCACCTGCGCTGGAGCCGTCTCCTGGCGGAGGCCTCCGAGCGCTTCACGCCGGTGGTGACCTCGCCCGACGACCCCGCCCTGATCATCTACACCTCGGGGACGACGGGGCCGCCCAAGGGTGCCCTGCACGGCCACCGCGTCCTGCTCGGCCACCTCCCCTCGGTGCAGCTCTACTTCGACTTCGTCCCGCAGGGCGGCGAGGTGTACTGGACGCCCGCCGACTGGGCCTGGATCGGCGGGGCCTACGACCTCCTCTTCCCCGGCCTGCGCCTGGGCGGGCCCGTGGTGGCCTTCGAGACCACCCGCTTCGACCCCGAGCGCGCCGTCGCCCTGATGGCCCGCTACCGCGTCACCCACGTCTTCCTGCCGCCCACCGCGCTCAAGATGGCCATGCCGGTGGTGCGGCCGGGCGCCCCGCTCGTCCGCGCCCTGGCCCTGCGGGCGGTGATGAGCGGCGGGGAGCCGGTGAGCCCGGCCATCCTGGAGTGGGCGGCGGAGACGCTGCCGGGGGTGCCGCTGCACGAGATCTACGGCCAGACCGAGGCCAACCTGGTCTGCGGCAACTGCGTCCGCCTCTTCCCCGTGCGCCCCGGGTCGATGGGGCGCCCCTTCCCCGGGCACGAGGTGACGGTCCTGCGCGAGGACGGCACCCCGGCTGCGGTGGGGGAGCCCGGGGAGGTGGCCGTACGGGCGGACGGCGACCCGGTGGTCTTCCTGGGCTACTGGCGGAACCCCGAGGCCACCCGCGAGAAGGTGCGGGACGGCTGGCTGCGCACCGGCGACGTGGCCCGCCGGGACGCGGAGGGCTACTTCACCTTCGAGGGCCGCACCGACGACCTGATCACGAGCGGCGCCTACCGCATCGGGCCGGCCGAGGTGGAGGCGAGTCTCCTCACCCACCCGGCCGTGGCGGAGGCGGCCGTGGTGGGGGCGCCCGACGCGGTGCGCGGGCAGGTGGTGACCGCCTTCGTCACGCTGCGCCCCGGTTACACGCCGTCACCGGCGCTGGCCGCCGAGATCCAGGCGCACGTGAAGCGGCGCCTGGCCGCCTACGCCTACCCTCGGCGGGTGGAGTTCCTGGAGGCGATGCCGATGACGACGACGGGGAAGATCCGCCGCGCCGAGCTGCGCGCGCTGGTGGCGGGTCAGGGGCGCAGCAGCGGCACGCCCTCGAAGACCGTTCGGTAG
- a CDS encoding branched-chain amino acid ABC transporter permease has protein sequence MDVLAVQVLNALLYAAVLFLIAGGLSLIYGVMRIVNLAHGNLYALGAYVMAWAVGVAGASLSGGIPGTAPPLLVLLLPVAAAVVAVVGAVMEPTLLRPLYRRAEEYQLLITFGLLLILEDVMRILWGATPLSASGLWAAFGSANVLGAVYPRYNLLVIVLGLAVAALLWAVVYRTRFGVVLRATSQDRRMAAAMGIDVGRTYVLAFALGTLMAGLAGAVIVPIQGAVLGMGVDALVLAFVVVVIGGLGSLEGALAGALIVGIVRTVAIQYFPELELAVLYLIAAAVLVTRPAGLLGRA, from the coding sequence ATGGACGTCCTGGCCGTCCAGGTCCTCAACGCCCTGCTCTACGCGGCGGTGCTCTTCCTCATCGCCGGCGGGCTGAGCCTGATCTACGGCGTCATGCGCATCGTGAACCTGGCCCACGGCAACCTTTACGCGCTGGGGGCCTACGTGATGGCCTGGGCGGTGGGGGTCGCCGGCGCCTCGCTCAGCGGCGGCATCCCCGGGACCGCCCCGCCCCTCCTGGTCCTGCTGCTGCCGGTGGCGGCGGCGGTCGTGGCCGTGGTGGGCGCGGTAATGGAGCCCACCCTGCTGCGCCCCCTCTACCGCCGCGCCGAGGAGTACCAGCTGCTCATCACCTTCGGGCTGCTGCTCATCCTGGAGGACGTCATGCGCATCCTCTGGGGGGCGACACCGCTGTCCGCCAGCGGGCTGTGGGCGGCGTTCGGCAGCGCCAATGTGCTGGGGGCCGTCTACCCCCGCTACAACCTCCTGGTGATCGTGCTGGGGCTGGCCGTGGCGGCGCTGCTGTGGGCGGTGGTCTACCGCACCCGCTTCGGGGTGGTGCTGCGCGCCACCTCGCAGGACCGGCGCATGGCCGCGGCCATGGGCATCGACGTGGGCCGCACCTACGTCCTGGCCTTCGCGCTGGGCACGCTCATGGCCGGGCTGGCCGGCGCGGTGATCGTGCCCATCCAGGGCGCGGTGCTCGGCATGGGCGTGGACGCCCTGGTGCTGGCCTTCGTCGTCGTGGTCATCGGCGGGCTCGGCAGCCTGGAGGGGGCGCTGGCCGGAGCGCTGATCGTGGGCATCGTGCGCACCGTGGCCATCCAGTACTTCCCGGAGCTGGAGCTGGCTGTCCTCTACCTCATCGCCGCGGCCGTGCTGGTCACGCGGCCGGCGGGGCTGTTGGGACGGGCGTGA
- a CDS encoding branched-chain amino acid ABC transporter permease, which yields MNEAQPTLAPPVPTARRPAAAWALGPLALLLLLLPLLEGVPLVGVLASPFQRIQMTYGLIFGIAALGFNLLLGYTGLLSFGHSAFFGGAAYTVGFLVRYLGVTTMELWLAAGVAATVLLAAVFGLVTVRYTRIFFSILMLALSQVLWALALKFFWITNGTDGLRIPTPGLLGGLVRTEDKLAFLATTYYYYVLLLFFAAVGLLWVLTHSPFGYALQAIRDNEVRARFVGIPVRRYRYLAFVVSGGVTGLAGTLWAPLNGLVTPDILYWPFSGRIVFMAVLGGFKSFAGPMVGGVAYNYLETYVIKTTQYWQGLLGVILVALVLVMPQGIIGALGWLRRRAREGA from the coding sequence GTGAACGAGGCCCAACCCACCCTGGCCCCTCCGGTGCCGACGGCGCGCCGCCCGGCGGCGGCCTGGGCGCTCGGGCCGCTGGCCCTGCTCCTCCTGCTCCTGCCCCTCCTGGAGGGCGTGCCGCTCGTCGGGGTGCTGGCCTCCCCGTTCCAGCGCATCCAGATGACCTACGGGCTGATCTTCGGCATCGCCGCGCTGGGCTTCAACCTGCTGCTGGGCTACACCGGCCTGCTCTCGTTCGGCCACTCCGCCTTCTTCGGCGGCGCCGCCTACACGGTGGGCTTCCTGGTGCGCTACCTGGGCGTCACGACCATGGAGCTCTGGCTGGCGGCTGGCGTCGCGGCCACGGTGCTGCTGGCGGCGGTCTTCGGCCTCGTCACTGTCCGGTACACGCGCATCTTCTTCTCCATCCTGATGCTGGCGCTCTCGCAGGTGCTGTGGGCGCTGGCGCTCAAGTTCTTCTGGATCACCAACGGGACCGACGGGCTGCGCATCCCCACGCCCGGGCTGCTGGGCGGGCTCGTGCGGACCGAGGACAAGCTCGCCTTCCTGGCCACGACCTACTATTATTACGTCCTCCTGCTCTTCTTCGCCGCGGTGGGACTGCTGTGGGTCCTCACCCACTCGCCCTTCGGCTACGCGCTGCAGGCCATCCGCGACAACGAGGTGCGGGCGCGCTTCGTGGGCATCCCGGTGCGGCGGTACCGCTACCTGGCCTTCGTCGTCTCCGGCGGCGTCACGGGGCTGGCGGGGACGCTGTGGGCGCCGCTCAACGGGCTGGTCACCCCCGACATCCTCTACTGGCCGTTCTCCGGCCGCATCGTCTTCATGGCGGTGCTGGGCGGCTTCAAGAGCTTCGCCGGTCCCATGGTGGGCGGGGTGGCCTACAACTACCTGGAGACCTACGTCATCAAGACGACGCAGTACTGGCAGGGGCTGCTGGGCGTGATCCTGGTGGCGCTCGTGCTGGTCATGCCGCAGGGGATCATCGGGGCGCTGGGGTGGTTGCGCCGGCGGGCCCGGGAGGGGGCGTGA
- a CDS encoding zinc-binding dehydrogenase, giving the protein MRAAVLPAVGAPLQVEEVPVPAPRAGEVLVRVAACGVCHTDLHVIKGEVAFPTPAVLGHEISGTVAARGPGVGGVREGDRVVCAFIMPCGTCAFCAQGRDDLCATFFELNRLRGQLYDGTTRLRRPDGTPLAMYSMAGLAEYAVVPATDVFPLPDELPLPESAILGCAVFTAYGAVRHQADLRAGETAAVIGTGGVGSNLVQLARLVGAAQVIAVDVRAEKLEAARALGATDTVHAGEEEVVPAILRLTGGRGVDVAFEALGRPETVQQAFGAVADGGRVVVVGIAPGRAAVSVEITRLVRRGVRVIGSYGARVRADMPRILQLAAAAAIRPERTITRRYPLEAAPEAYAALDRGEIVGRAVVVMGP; this is encoded by the coding sequence ATGCGTGCCGCCGTCCTGCCCGCGGTCGGGGCGCCGCTGCAGGTGGAGGAGGTCCCGGTCCCCGCGCCCCGCGCCGGGGAGGTGCTGGTGCGGGTGGCCGCCTGCGGCGTGTGCCACACCGACCTGCACGTCATCAAAGGCGAGGTGGCCTTCCCCACCCCCGCCGTCCTGGGCCACGAGATCAGCGGCACGGTGGCCGCGCGTGGACCGGGCGTCGGCGGGGTGCGCGAAGGCGACCGCGTGGTCTGCGCCTTCATCATGCCGTGCGGCACCTGCGCCTTCTGCGCCCAGGGGCGCGACGACCTGTGCGCCACCTTCTTCGAGCTCAACCGGCTGCGCGGCCAGCTCTACGACGGCACCACCCGGCTGCGGCGCCCCGACGGCACGCCGCTGGCGATGTACAGCATGGCGGGACTGGCCGAGTACGCCGTGGTCCCGGCCACCGATGTCTTCCCGCTGCCTGACGAGCTGCCGCTTCCGGAGAGCGCCATCCTCGGCTGTGCTGTCTTCACAGCCTACGGCGCCGTCCGTCACCAGGCGGACCTGCGCGCCGGCGAGACGGCGGCGGTCATCGGCACCGGCGGCGTCGGCTCGAACCTCGTCCAGCTCGCCCGCCTCGTCGGCGCGGCGCAGGTGATCGCCGTGGACGTGCGGGCGGAGAAGCTCGAAGCGGCGCGGGCACTGGGCGCCACCGACACCGTGCACGCCGGGGAGGAGGAGGTGGTCCCGGCCATCCTGCGCCTCACCGGCGGCCGGGGGGTGGACGTGGCCTTCGAGGCGCTGGGCCGCCCGGAGACGGTGCAGCAGGCCTTCGGCGCGGTAGCCGACGGGGGGCGGGTCGTCGTGGTGGGTATCGCCCCGGGCCGGGCGGCGGTCTCCGTCGAGATCACCCGCCTGGTGCGGCGCGGCGTGCGGGTGATCGGCTCCTACGGGGCGCGGGTCCGCGCCGACATGCCGCGGATCCTGCAGCTGGCGGCGGCCGCGGCCATCCGACCGGAGCGCACCATCACCCGGCGCTACCCGCTGGAGGCCGCCCCGGAGGCCTACGCCGCCCTCGACCGGGGGGAGATCGTGGGGCGTGCGGTGGTGGTGATGGGCCCCTGA
- a CDS encoding ABC transporter ATP-binding protein, translating to MALLQTQGLRKRFGALAAVDGVDFRVEPKEFLSLIGSNGAGKTTLVNLISGLLPPDDGRILFQERDITHLPVQSRIRAGIARSFQLVNLFDQLSALDNVRLAIFAREGTIRRGLALADRDRAVQEEAFRVLRDFGLEAKWRTPAADLAQGERKLLDVAVAYALRPTLIFLDEPTSGVGTREKGAIMDIVAGVVRELGLAAVIVEHDMDIVFRYSDRIVVMHQGRILADGAPEAIRADPRVAETLLGHA from the coding sequence ATGGCGCTCCTGCAGACGCAGGGGCTGCGCAAGCGCTTCGGTGCGCTGGCCGCCGTGGACGGGGTGGATTTCCGCGTCGAGCCGAAGGAGTTCCTCTCGCTGATCGGCTCCAACGGCGCCGGCAAGACCACCCTGGTGAACCTCATCAGCGGGCTGCTGCCCCCGGACGACGGGCGCATCCTCTTCCAGGAGCGCGACATCACCCACCTGCCGGTGCAGTCGCGCATCCGCGCCGGCATCGCCCGCAGCTTCCAGCTGGTCAACCTCTTCGACCAGCTCTCCGCCCTGGACAACGTGCGGCTGGCCATCTTCGCCCGCGAAGGCACCATCCGGCGCGGCCTGGCCCTGGCCGACCGCGACCGGGCGGTGCAGGAGGAGGCCTTCCGCGTCCTGCGGGACTTCGGGCTGGAGGCCAAGTGGCGCACCCCGGCGGCCGACCTGGCCCAGGGGGAGCGCAAGCTCCTGGACGTGGCCGTGGCCTACGCGCTGCGGCCCACCCTCATCTTCCTGGACGAGCCCACCAGCGGCGTGGGGACGCGGGAGAAGGGGGCGATCATGGACATCGTCGCCGGGGTGGTGCGTGAGCTGGGCCTGGCCGCGGTGATCGTCGAGCACGACATGGACATCGTCTTCCGCTATTCCGACCGCATCGTGGTGATGCACCAGGGGCGCATCCTCGCCGACGGCGCGCCCGAGGCCATCCGCGCCGACCCGCGGGTGGCGGAGACGCTGCTGGGGCACGCCTGA